The following nucleotide sequence is from Oxalobacteraceae sp. CFBP 8761.
CGGTCTTCTGCACGAACGTGTCCGATGGCTTGTAGGCGGTCTTGGCGATGGCCGGAATGAATTCCGGATTGTCCGGCGCCAGGCGCGCCAGGTCCTCGGCGCGGCGCACCGCGCGCTCGATCGACTTGTCGTCGAATTCGTTGATGGTGGCCGTGCCCTGCTTTTTACCGAAGGCGACCTGCACCTGGATGCGGGTGTCGTCGGCCAGGCCGGCGGTCGAGACGGCGTTGCGCGCAAAGCGGATATTGCCGATGCGGTTGCCCTCGATGTTGACGATGCATTCATCGGCTTTGCTCAGCGACAGCACGCGGTCGGTGATGCGTTTGGTTTGTTCCTGGGTCAAGATACTCATGTGCGCCCCTGCTTAGCCGATCTTGCGAGCGGTGTTGATCACATTGATGCCGTTAAAGCGCGTGGTCGACGAACCATGCGAGACGATGCTGATCTGCGGCGGCTGTCCTTTGCCGTCGAAGAACGAACCGCCCATGCGCCAGTCGCGTTCATCGCAGATGGCGCTGCAGGCGCCCCAGAATTCCTGCGTGTTCGACTGGTACGCCACGTCTTCCAGCATCTGGCCGATCTTGCCGTCCTTGATTTCGTAGAACAGCTGGCCGCCAAACTGCGAGTTGTAGCGCTGCTGGTCGATCGAGAACGAGCCGTCGCCGACGATGTAGATGCCCTTCTTGATGCCCTTGACCATTTCGTCGGGCGTGAGCTTGGTCTTGCCCGGTGCGAGCGAGACGTTCGGCATGCGCTGGAACTGGACCGTGTTCCAGCCGTCCGCATACGAGCAGCCATGCGATTCTTTTTCGCCGATGATGTGGGCCTGGTCGCGCGTGGCCTGGAAGTTGACCAGGATGCCGTCCTTGATGATGTCCCAGCGCTTGGATTTCACGCCCTCGTCGTCGAAGCCGATGGCGCCCAGCGAGCCTGGCGTGGTCTTGTCGGCGAAGATGTTGACGATCGGCGAGCCATACTTGAAGGTCTTCGATTGCAGCTTCTCGAGCGTGGCAAAGCTGGTGCCGGCGTAGTTGGCTTCGAAGCCCAGCACGCGATCGAGCTCCGTCGGGTGGCCGACGTTCTCGTGGATGGTCAGCCACAGGTGTTCGGGCGCCAGCATCAGGTCGTACTTGCCCGGCTGGACCGACTTGGCGGTCAGCTTGCGCTTGGCGTCGCGGCCGGCGGCGCGGGCGTCTTCGATAATGTCATACGATTCGGTGTACAGCGTGGCGATGCCGCCGGCGGCCTTGATCTTGTGCTCGGGCCGCGCGTCGAAGTACTCGTACCCCTTGCCCACCGGGGAGCTGAGGCCGGCGCGCGAGCGGAACTTGCCGCTGGCCTTGTCGACGGCGGTGGCCGAGAACGGCGCCCACAGGCGATGCACGTCCTGGTCGATGTACGAGCCGTCGGTCGAGGCAAAATACTTTTGCTGGTTCACCTGGAACAGCATCGACTGCATGAAGTTCGCGCCGCCTTCCATGCCGGCCTTGTTCGCGGCGATCAGCATGTCGGTCTTCTCGGCGATCGGCACGGTGCGCCAGTCTTTCTTGATCGGGGTGCTCCATGACACGTCGCCCACGCCCTTGACTGGTGCGAGGCGCACCGGTTCGGTCTGCAGCTTGGCGTTTGCCTTGGCGATTGCCACGGCCTGGCGCGCCGCATTCGCGATGCCATCGGTCGACATGTCGGACGTCGCGGCAAAGCCGTAGGCGCCATTCACGATCACGCGCACCCCCACGCCGGCCGACTCGGTGTTGGCCACGTTTTCGACGTTCAGCTCGCGCGTGGTGATGAACTGGTTGAGGTAGCGACCGATGCGCACGTCGGCGTAGCTGGCGCCGGCCTTGGTGGCGGCGTTGAGCGCGACATCGGCCAGCGCCTTCTTGGCGGCCACTGGCATGCTGCTGGTGAGCTCTTCGGCAGCGATGGCGCGTCCGAAAGGCAGCAGCATCGAGGCGGCTGCCCCGCTGCTGAGATTAAGAAAGGTACGGCGTTCCATGAGATCTCCTGAATAACCTTCGTCCGGGCAGCGGTTCCGCGAACAGCTCGGGCCGCTCTTGTAATTACAGCTCTTATGCTTTGGTTTTATGACAGATGAAAACGTGACAAACCGCGCAACCTTAGCAGCAACTTAAGACTTTGAATAGGCAAATGTTGTGCCACCACAATGCACAAATTTGTACGTACCTTGCGCAGCTTCTTTTCTCCCTGCATCCCGTCAATACGGGCGCCAACGCCCGCCACACATGCATATGTGACGAATGCTTGACTGTGCGCCGTGCCTCCGGGATCATCAGCGCAGCGACGACGGCGCACCGCCCGTCGTCAACCATCATGGAGACCTCGCACGATGAAACGACTGATCCTGGCCGCAATGCTGGCAACCGGCATCGCCGGCGCCGCGCACGCGGACGACGCCCTGAAATCCGCCATCGCCGGCGAGCACCGCGCCGCCGCCAACAAGGCCCGCGATGCGTTCCGCCACCCTTACGAAACCCTGACCTTCTTCGGCATCAAGCCGACCATGACGGTCATCGAACTCTCGCCGGGCGGCGGCTGGTACACCGAGATCCTGGCGCCCTACCTGCGCGAGAACGGCAAGCTGATTGGCGCTGGCGGTTCGCCGGAATCCCGCGGCGGCAAGGCCTATCGCGACAAGCTCGCTGCCGACGCCAAGGTCTACGACAAGGTGATGCCGGTGGTGTTCGAACCGCCGACCCGCTTCGAGCTGGGTGCGCCGAACAGCGCCGACATGGTCGTCACCTTCCGTAACCTGCACAACTGGCTGGGCGCGGGCGACGAAGCCGTGGTCACCACGCTGAAAGAAGTCCACAAGGTCCTCAAGCCGAATGGCGTGCTGGGCGTGGTCGAACATCGCCTGCCGGTCAAGATGACGCAGGATGCGAAGGCATCGAGCGGCTACATGCACGAAGCATATGTGATCCGCATGGCCGACCTGGCCGGCTTCAAGCTGGCCGCCAAATCCGAAGTGAACGCCAATCCGAAGGACAAGGCGGATCATGAAAAAGGCGTGTGGACGCTGCCGCCGGTGCTGGCCAACAAGGACAAGGACCGCGAAAAGTACATGGCGATCGGCGAGAGCGATCGCATGACGCTCAAGTTCGTCAAGAAGTAAGCAACCTGCATGACGTGGGAAGGCCGAGGGTCTTCCCCGTATTTTCTTTTGCGGCGCACGTGTATATTCTTTCGGTTGATAGCCCTCCCGCGCAACCGAAGGAAACCATGAAGACTTTGCGATTCGCCGTTCTCGCGCTGGCCATCTCCGGCGCGCTCCATGCCCAGGAAACCACGCCGCCCGAGGCCCAGCCGGCCGCTGCCACCGCGGTTCCCACCCCCGCCGTACCAGCCGCATCGCGCACCACCACGCCCGCCCCCGCCCTGCCTGCCGTCGAAAACTCGGTCGTCAAGATTTTTGCCACCGTGCGCCGGCCCGACCCGTACAAGCCCTGGACCAAGTCGGCACCAGCGGCCATTACAGGCTCCGGCGTCATCATCGAGGGCAAGCGCATCCTGACCAACGCCCACGTGGTGGGTTACGCCAGCCAGGTCGAGGTGCAGGCCAGCCAGTCGGGCGAAAAGGTGTCGGCGAAGGTCATCGCGCTGGCACGCGGGCTCGATCTGGCGGTGCTGGAGCTCGATGATCCCAGCTTCTTCGACAAGCGCCCGCCGGTGCCACGCGCCGCCGTGCTGCCGGACGTGCGCCAGCAGGTGTTCGCCTACGGCTACCCGGTAGGCGGCAATTCGCTGTCGACCACCACCGGCATCATCTCGCGCGTGGAATTCGTCAACTACGGCGCCTTCAGCTCGGGCCTGCGCATCCAGATCGACGCACCGATCAACCCGGGCAACAGCGGCGGGCCGGTGATCGCCGGCGAGCGCATGATCGGCCTGGCATTCGCCAACGTGACCAATGCGCAGAGCATCGGCTACGTGATCCCGAACGAAGAAATCGAACTGTTCCTGCGAGACGTGGCCGACGGGGTCTACGACGGCAAGCCGCTGCTGCATGACAGCGTGCAGACGCTGGAAAGCCCGGCGCTGCGCCAGTACCTCAAGCTCGACAAGTCGGTCGAAGGCGCGGTGGTGCACCGGCCGTACCGTACCGACGCCGCCTGGCCGCTGAAGGAGTGGGACGTGATCACCCACATCGGCGAGCATGCGATCGACAACCAGGCGATGGTCAAGCTGGGCTCGAGCCTGCGCGTGCGCTTCCAGTACCGCATCCAGCAGGTGGCGAAGAACGGCAAGGTGCCGATGTCGATCATCCGCGGCGGCAAGCCAATGAAGGTCGAGGTGCCGGCCACCGGCGCGCGCCCGCTCCTGATACCGGACCTGGATGGCGGCTATCCGTCGTACTTCATCTATGGCCCGGTGGCGTTCTCGCGCGCCACCAGCGAATTCATGGCCTTTGTCAGCGGCAGCGCGCCGGGGATGAATGCGTATGCGTTCAACGCCAGTCCTCTTGTGACGCAACGCGGCGATTCACCGACACCCGAGCGCGAAGAACTGGTCGTGATCAGCGCGCCGTTCTTCCCGCACAAGCTGGTGAGCGGCTACAGCAACCGCTTCGGATCGGTCGTGGAATCGGTCAATGGCAAGCCGGTACGCAGCCTGGCGCATCTGGTGGCGCTGCTGCGCGACCTGAAGGACGAGCAGGTGGTGCTGAAGTTCGATCAGCGCTATGGCGAGACGATGATCCTGCCGCGCCAGGCGACGCTGGATGCGACCGAGGAAATCCTGTCGGACAACGGGGTGCGCTCGCAGGGCTCGGACGACATGATGAAGGTGTGGCAGAAGCGGTAACCCGCACTGCCGCCACCACGACGACGCCCGCACCTGCATGCGGGCGTCATTCGTTTACTTCGCCTTCTTCACGGGCGTGAAGAGCAGGTCCTGGAAGTCGTAGCTGAAGTCCGTCTCGGTCGATACGGGCTTCATGCGCAGGCGCTCGATCGAACCATCCGGCTCCAGCGAGAACGTCGCATACGCATCCGCGTTGAAGTTGCGCTCCTTCCAGCGCACGATGAAGGTGTCGTGCTGGAAGTGTTCCATTTCACCCGTCAGATCCGGCGTGCGCGCGAACGACATCACCAGCTTGCTGCCGGCGCGTTTGATCGTCGCCTTGCCGTACCAGGCGTCTTCGTACTCGCCTTCGTAGCCGGCCAGCGCCAGCGACGGCTTCGACGCTTTCGCACGGCCCGTGCTTTCACCTTTTACGCGGGCCGCTTCCTTGGCGCTGGTCTCGTTCGCGATGTCGGCGATGCGGCCGATCCAGTCGGTCGGCGCGACGCCCAGGTAGCCGTCGAGCAGGCGATATTGCAGCGCATTGAGCGATGGGCCGCTTTCGGCGTTGGTGAAGATCGCAATCCCCAGCTTCGCTTCCGGCACCAGCAGCACGCGCGAATAAAAGCCCTGCAGCGCGCCGCCGTGCATCGCCACCAGCTTGCCCTGGTAGTCGCGCAGCTGGAAGCCCAGGCCATAGGCCATGAAGTTGGGCCTGGTCGCCGCCAGCGACGGCTTGGGCTGGCTGACCGTCATCGGCGTTTGCGCCGTCCACATCTCGCGGGCCTGCTTGTCGGACCACAGGCGTGCTTCCTTGCCGCCCGCTCCCGCCGGCAGGCGGCCGTTCTCGAGCAGCACATTCATCCAGCGCGCGATGTCTTCGGCATTGGTGTTGATGCCCACCGCGCCGACGGCGTTCGCCACCGGCATCGGCTTGACGACCGCCGCCTTGCCATTGATCTTGCTGTGCGGCGCCGACACGTTCATGCCGGCCGTGTGCGCGGCCAGGCTGGTGGTGGTGGCGGTCATGCCGACCGGATCGAGGATCCATTCGCGCATCGTCGTGCCCCAGTCCTTGCCGGACTTTTGCGCGATGATCTTGCCGGCCACGATGTAGAGCAAGTTGTCGTAGGCGTAGCTGTTGCGAAAGCTCGTTGCCGGCTTGATGTAGCGAAGGTTGTGGATGATTTCGTCGCTGGTGAAGGTGGTGGTTGGCCACCACATCAGGTCACCGGCGCCCAGACCCAGGCCGCTGCGGTGCGTGAGCAGGTCGCGCACCGTCATCTCGGCCGTCACGTAGCTGTCGTACATGCGAAAGTCGGGCAGGTGCTTGATGACCGGGTCGTCCCAGTTCAACTTGCCCTGGTCGACCAGCATCGCCAGGCCGGCGGCAGTGAAAGCCTTGGAGTTCGACGCGATCTCGAACAGCGTCTTGCCGTCGACCGGTGTCGGGTCGCCCAGCTTGCGCACGCCGAAGCCCTGCGTGACGACGACCTTGCCGTCCTTGACCACGGCGATGGCGATGCCTGGCACGTCGAAGGTTTTCAGGACGCGCTGCACGTCGGCGTCCAGGTTGTAGACGGGGACTGCCGCCGTGGTGGTTGGCGCTGCCACTGTTTGCGCGCCGGCCAGGCCGGCGCCGCAGAACGCAATCAGCACCGCGCCGGCGATGTGTTTCAACAGTCCGCTGGAAGAGCGCGTCATCATGGCTTGCCCATCGCTTTGTCGACGCTCGATTGCGTCTCGGGGTGATAACGCTCGCGCGCCTTCTTGTAGACGCCTTCCGCCCAGGCGCGGTCCTCGGCTTTTTCGCGCAGTGCGGCGTACAGCGGCACCACGAACTTCTGGCGGCCCACGCTCATCAGGAAGGCTTCCATGTCCGGGCGCACGTCACGGTAGCCGGCGTGCACCGCCGCGCGGTAAAAGCGAAACGCCACTTCGTTGTTGGTCGACTTGGCCAGGCCATAGGCGCGGTCGAGTTCTGCCAGTTTGGCGGCGTCGGCCTTCTTGTCGATATCGTTCAGGAACTTCATCCACTCGACGGCGTTCCAGTTTTTGGCGTTCAACTGCGCGGTCGATACCGCGCCTTTCGTCCAGCCGTCGATTGCGGCATTCAGTTTGGCCAGGCGCTGCGACACGGCGCGCTGTCCGCTGGCCGGGATGCCCGGGCCGTGGATCCATTCGTCGAGCTCCGCGTCGCTCATGATCTTGGGGTTCTTCGCCAGCAGCTGCGCGCGCAGGTAGGCGATGAACTGCTCGTTGGTCACGCTCTGGAACGCATGCTGGTCGAACCAGCCGCGCAGGAATTGATCGAACGCGGCGCGGCCCGCGCGCTGCTCGAGCGTGTGCAGGAACCAGGCGCCTTTCGGGTAGGCCAGCGAGGTGTCCGGGTAGTCGGCGGCATTGGTGTCAGCCTGGCGCGAGACCAGTGCCTGCTTCGCTGGCGGCAGCTCCTTGAGCATTTCGAGCGCTTCTTCCTGCTCGAGCTGCAGGTTCATCAGCGCGACTTCCTTGCCGTAGATTTCTTCCAGAATGCGGGTGGTGACGTAGGTGGTGAAACCTTCGTTGAGCCACCAGTGCTTCCAGGTTGCGTTGGTCACCAGGTTGCCCGACCAGCTGTGCGCCAGTTCGTGCGCCACCAGGTCGACCAGGCTGCGGTCGCCCGCGATCATGGTCGGGGTCAAAAAGGTCAGGCGCGGATTTTCCATGCCGCCGATCGGGAACGATGGCGGCAGCACCAGCATGTCGTAACGCCCCCAGCGATACGGGCCGTACAGCTTCTCGGCCGCGGCGACCATCTTCTCGGTGTCGGCCAGCTCGTACTCGGCCGCCTTGATGCGTTGCGGCTCGGCGTACACGCCGGTGCGGCCGCCCAGCGTGCGCGCTTCGAGCTCGCCGATGCCGATCGCCAGCAGGTACGACGGAATCGGCTGCGGCATCGTGAATTTCCAGCCGCCCTTGCCGGTTGCCTTCATGTCGTTATCGGCGCTCATCACCACGCGCAGGCCTTCCGGCGCCTCGATGCGCGCGGTGTAGGTAAAGCGCACGGCCGGCGTGTCCTGGATCGGCACCCACGAGCGGGCATTGATCGCCTGCGACTGGCTGAACATGAACGGGTACTTGCCCGACATCGTCTGCACCGGCTGCAGCCATTGCAGTGCGGTGGCCGTCGGCGCGGTGCGGTAATGGATACGCACTTTCGTCTGCCGCGCCGGCAGCTTGATCTGCAGGGGCTGGCCCTTCTCTTCATCGAACTTGCCGAGCGTGTAGTCGGCCTTGCGCCAGGCGCCCTTCGCGTCCTGCGCTTCGATCTTCGAGATCGTCAGCTCGCGCGTGTCCAGGTCGAGCGTGGTCGCTTTCTTGTCGATCCAGTTCAGCGTCAGCTCGGCGTAGCCGCCCAGGCTTTTCTTCGCGAAGTCGGCCTTCAGGTCCAGATGCAGGGCCGTGGTCTTGACCTGGTCGTATTTGGCGTAGCTGAGGGGATCGAGCGCGAACGCGTAAGCGCTCCACGCGCCCAGGAAGGCTGCGGTGGTGGCGCGCAGCAGGGTGCTTTTGTTCATGGTCTCTCGCGGAAAATGACAGCCCGGCCGGGCTGAAGGCGGGAGCAGAATAGCATGGGCGTCAGCCCGGCGAAAGCGCTGCCAGGCCATGCCGATACACTGTCAATACGCCAACGCTGCCTGCATGATCCACACCGGCGCGGACCACAGCACATTGCCGTCGTCCTGCGTGACCTTCGCATAATAGAAGTGCGCTCCCGGGGCCGGCGTAAACGTGGTCTCGGCCTGCTGCGACAGGCGCGTGACCTCGCCGTTGCGACCCGGGACGCCCTCCATGATCGCCAGCGCCGCTACCTGCCGGCCAGCGGCGCTGGCGAAATTCGCGATCAAGGTGAGTGGCCCGCGGTTGGTGAACTGCGCGCCCATCACGTGGCCGTTGGCCGTCAACACCAGCTGGGACGCCTTGTCCATCGTCGCGAACACGCGGCGCGCCCTGAACGCGTCGACCAGACTGGCGCGGTTCAGCGCGACGCCCGTTGGCAGCAGCACCCCGGTGCGGTTGCCATACGACGCGCCCCAGTTGGCGCAGTGGTTGTCCTGGTTGGTGCTGAAGGCCAGCCGGTAGCCGGCTTCGAGCAAGCGGTTGCAGGCCCCTTCGAAATTGCTGCGGCGGGTTTCGGTCTCGGTCACGTTGTTCGAAAACGCGTTGGTGTTCATCACTTCGCACAGCACCATCGCGGCGCCGCCATCCTCGGTGTAGGCGAGCGGCACGCCGCCCACCTGGAACTGGCCCGCTGGCGCCGGATGGTTGAACTGGCCCACCCAGCCGCGCTGGCGCATCAGCGTGTACAGCGCCGCGTAATCGCTGCGCGGCGTGATCGTGTCGGCGAATGGCGCCCCATTGGCGTTCGTTTCCCAGCCCAGCAACTCGTCACTGTTGAAGATATTGATATGGCCGCCCTTCTCGATGACGCCCCACTCGAGACCGTACAGCGCCAGGAAGCCCGGATGCTGCGCCGAGAACATGCTGGCGGCGGCCAGGCCCGCGCGGTACAGGGCACGGGCGGCAGCCGGGTCGGCATCGGGTGCGCTGCCTGACGAGCCGTCGAACATGTGGTTGTGTTCCGAGGCGACGAGGATGTCCAGGCCACGGTCACGGGCATAGGCAAAGGCAGCAGCCGGCCCATACGGCGCCGACTGCGGCCGCTGGGCGCTCCGGCAGCTGGCGACATCGGCGCCGCCGTCGCTGTGGTTGGTCTGGCTGTGCAGGTTGCCCAGCCAGACGGTATAAGGCAGCGCGCCGGGGGCCTGCACTGCCCCCGGCATGAAGGCGCCGGGCAGCGGTGCAAAGGCGGGCGTGGCCAGTGCGCGCGGTGTGCCGACTGCGATTTCCCATTCCTGATCGATCGCATCCTGTTCCGCGCGTTGTACCAGCGCGTGCAGGCGCACGCGATAGATGCCGTCCGGCGCCGGCTGCTTGCCCAGGCGCCCCGACCAGGGCACTGTCACCGTGATCTCGTCACCGGTCATCGTCACCTGGCCGCGCCACTGCAAAACGGTGCGCCCGCCCGGTGCGCGCAGGTCGACGCGCCAGTGGACATCGGCCGGCTGCGCCAGGCCGGGATACGCGAACGTCAGCGTGAACGTGCGTGCAGCCAGCGGACCAGCATGAAATGGCGCATGCAGCGTGGCGTCGAATTCCTCGTGTTCGGCAGGGCCGGCGTTGGCGGGGCTGCAGCACAACGACAGGGCAAGGATGGGTAGACAGGCGGTTTTCATGATGACAAGCTTGCAACTTCCCTGCCCTGTCACCTTGCGCCATGCGTGCTACGGTTGTCATCCTGATCATGTTCATTGATGAGTTTCAAGCTTACACAGCCGGGGTCACAGCTGGGGTCAGGTCTGACATTCAGACACGACCTCAGCTTTAGCCACTTCTAATGGTGTCTTGCCCAGGATTTCATGGCCCGGCTCTAGCTAGTTCCGACTACTTGACTGTCGAGATCGTGTCCGAATGTCAGACCTGACCCCAGCTTTTCGTTATATTGGCGCATGATCGACCAACTCGATATCTCCCACCTGCGTACGCTCGACGCGCTCGCGCGCTTTCCCACCATCTCGGCGGTGGCCGAGCACCTGGACGTGTCGCAGCAGGCGGTCAGCCTGCAACTGAAGAAAATCCGCACCATCCTGGGCGACCCGCTGTTCGTGCGTACTGGCCAGGGCATGGCGGCCACGCCGTACGCCAGGCTGATCGCGCCGCATATCGCGCAGGTGCTGGCGGGCCTGCATGCGATTCCGCTGCCATCGACTGTGCGGCCGGAAGACGTCGAGCGCACGCTGGTGGTCTCCGGCACCGACTACACGCAGAAGGTGATCGTGGCCGACCTGTTGCGCGACCTGCGCCACGCGGCGCCGAAGGTGAAGATCGCGGTGGTCGACCTCGAAGTCAGTGCCCTGACGCGCAAGCTGCACCAGGGCGAGATCGACGTGATCTTCACGGCCGAGGGTATCGCTGCCCCGGGCCTGGTGTCGATGCCGCTGTTTCTCGAGCAGTACCGCTGCGTGACGGCCGACCGCGCGCTGGCCGATGCAGGAACGATGCCGCTGGCCACCCTGGTGACGCACGACTTCATCGTCACTAATCCGAGCGGCGCCAGTTTCACGGGATCGGCCGACGGCTGGTTCGCGCGCCAGGGTTTGCAGCGGCGCGTGGTGGCGTCGGCGCCGTCGTTCTTCATGGCGCTCGAGTACCTGAAGGAATCGGCAATGGTGGCCTTCATGCCGGCACGCCTGCTGCCATGCGACGGCATCCATGAGATCGCGCTGCCCAAGTATCCGCCCGGTTATGGCGTGGTCGCGGCGTTTCACCCGACTGCGCAGAACGATCCGTTCATGATGTGGATGCTGGAGCGCATCAGGGCGCGGCTGGCGGCAGCGGCCTAGCGTCACTTGTATCGGCTACAAGCGTCGACCGATTGCCGCGCGGGACGGGCCTGTCTATGCTGGCCGATTCCCTTCACCTGCCCAGGAGCGCCCCATGACCATCGAACGCATCAACCCACCTGCCCTGTATGACGGCGCGCCGCACGGCCTGTCGCACGCCACGATCGACCATGACACTGGCCTGGTGTTCGTGTCCGGCCAGGTCGACTGGGACCGGGGTTACCAGGTCAGGCACACCACCTTGGCCGCGCAGACCGAAGGCGCAGCGCGCAACCTGATCACGGTGCTCGATGCCGCCGGCTCATCGGTCGAACAGATCCTGCAGCTGCGCGTCTATGTGCGCGGCGAGATTGGCGAGCACCTCGAGACCGTGGCCCCAATCCTCGTGCAGCACTTGGGCTTGCCCCGCCCTGCCTTGACCGGCATCGGTGTCGCTTCGCTCGCGTCACCCGATACGCTGGTTGAAATCGAGGCAGTCGCAAAGATCGTTCGGCCTTAACCGACCAGTTTGTTTAGTAAACTGGCTAAACAGCCCAGTAAAACCCGGTAATGATTGCCGGGAAACCTGACTCCACCTATAACCTGTAAACAGGCTCGAGCGTGCGCGTTGATGACATCGCCCGCACGCTGGATGTGCCTCTGGCGTAGCGTATGAAGAACAGGCGGTGGGCTGTGCGCTCCCGCCACGTGTGGAGACACCAATGACAGCTCGTTTCAAGCCCCAATCGCTTTCCCTTTCCTTCGCAGTCCTGCTGTTTAGTGCGGCGCCGTTGCAGGCTGCCGAACCGGGCTCCCCGGCCGCAGCGGTGAACGTCTTCATCGGGACTGGCGGCGATGGCCACACCTTCCCGGGCGCGAGCCGCCCGTTCGGGATGGTGCAGCTCAGTCCCGACACCCAGCACCGCCACTTCCGCCAGAGTTATCCATGGGCTGCCGGCTACAACCACGGCGACGGCTCGATCCTCGGCTTCTCGCACACGCACTTCTCGGGCAGCGGCCACTCGGACCTGGGCGATGTGCTCCTGATGCCCTACAGCAGCGAGACCAAGCTTGAACCGGGGTACCCCGAGCGACCATTTTCGGGCTACCGCTCGCGCTTCTCGCACGACCAGGAACAGGCCGAACCCGGCTACTACGCGGTGCGCCTGAAAGACCATGACGTCGATGTCGAGCTGACCGCGAGCGAGCGTGTCGGCCTGCACCGCTACAAGTTCAAGGCCGGCGAGCCGGCCAAGGTGCTACTCGACCTGCGCACCAGCATCTACAACTACGACGGCAAGAACCTGTGGTCGCGCCTGCGCATGCGCGACGCCACCACCGTCACCGGCATGCGCGAAACGCGCGGCTGGGCGCCAGGTCGCCAGTTGTATTTCGCGATCCGGTTCTCGCGCCCGATCGATACGCGCCAGCTGCTCAATCGCGAAGAAGCCGTCGAGTACAAGGGCTTTGCCCAGCCGGGCAAGACGCCGGGCGACCGCGCGCTGGTCGAGGGCAAGGCGCTGATGGGCGACTTCAGTTTCGGCGTGCCGGCCGATGGCACCCTGCTGGTAAAGGTCGCGCTCTCGCCCGTCAGCGAAGACAATGCGATTGCCAACCTGGCCGAGATGCCGGGCTGGGACTTCGACGCCGAACGCCGCCGCGCCGGCAAGGCCTGGGACGAGGCGCTGGGCGCCGTCAAGGTCGAGGCGCCGGCACCGATGCGCACGCAGTTCTACACGGCGCTGTACCACACGATGCTCGCGCCCTCGCTGTTCATGGACCTCGACGGCAGCTACCGCGGTCCGGACAACGCGGTG
It contains:
- a CDS encoding CehA/McbA family metallohydrolase, yielding MKTACLPILALSLCCSPANAGPAEHEEFDATLHAPFHAGPLAARTFTLTFAYPGLAQPADVHWRVDLRAPGGRTVLQWRGQVTMTGDEITVTVPWSGRLGKQPAPDGIYRVRLHALVQRAEQDAIDQEWEIAVGTPRALATPAFAPLPGAFMPGAVQAPGALPYTVWLGNLHSQTNHSDGGADVASCRSAQRPQSAPYGPAAAFAYARDRGLDILVASEHNHMFDGSSGSAPDADPAAARALYRAGLAAASMFSAQHPGFLALYGLEWGVIEKGGHINIFNSDELLGWETNANGAPFADTITPRSDYAALYTLMRQRGWVGQFNHPAPAGQFQVGGVPLAYTEDGGAAMVLCEVMNTNAFSNNVTETETRRSNFEGACNRLLEAGYRLAFSTNQDNHCANWGASYGNRTGVLLPTGVALNRASLVDAFRARRVFATMDKASQLVLTANGHVMGAQFTNRGPLTLIANFASAAGRQVAALAIMEGVPGRNGEVTRLSQQAETTFTPAPGAHFYYAKVTQDDGNVLWSAPVWIMQAALAY
- a CDS encoding LysR family transcriptional regulator, which translates into the protein MIDQLDISHLRTLDALARFPTISAVAEHLDVSQQAVSLQLKKIRTILGDPLFVRTGQGMAATPYARLIAPHIAQVLAGLHAIPLPSTVRPEDVERTLVVSGTDYTQKVIVADLLRDLRHAAPKVKIAVVDLEVSALTRKLHQGEIDVIFTAEGIAAPGLVSMPLFLEQYRCVTADRALADAGTMPLATLVTHDFIVTNPSGASFTGSADGWFARQGLQRRVVASAPSFFMALEYLKESAMVAFMPARLLPCDGIHEIALPKYPPGYGVVAAFHPTAQNDPFMMWMLERIRARLAAAA
- a CDS encoding RidA family protein; the encoded protein is MTIERINPPALYDGAPHGLSHATIDHDTGLVFVSGQVDWDRGYQVRHTTLAAQTEGAARNLITVLDAAGSSVEQILQLRVYVRGEIGEHLETVAPILVQHLGLPRPALTGIGVASLASPDTLVEIEAVAKIVRP